The following are from one region of the Pocillopora verrucosa isolate sample1 chromosome 3, ASM3666991v2, whole genome shotgun sequence genome:
- the LOC131772622 gene encoding uncharacterized protein → MVFGHRNCAVFGCHNSGKKLEKWASQQCEVHDCLHGTPPCDCPLPFKLFPFPTERKNNEGRKRWIHLLKRKGPKGEVWQPNNSSRVCNEHFVDGKPTKENPDPVLKMGYETKSTRNRKPPTDRSSLLEEMKRLRTQDNTQDNTQDNIQDDTQDNAHDSQDAPVIQEPSSSSFITEEEHCTTAGRPDHITHDHAYSFGWYNLEDPDFCMKEKCLQERLKQFNEIKDLKEKLQELESELKACKIKLKARQRKGLEHSDLKTNSSVRLLTGLPSKRVFNKLFEVVKGNIKKVNYWSGPKKSTKKGRNFKKTPNKFGPKRALSEKDEFLLTLMKLRLGSTNADLAQRFGISTTNVTNVVTTWVKILASELKCLVYNPSIDVVKATLPAKFKKPGYSNVRHIIDCTEIFIETPSDPNLRAATWSDYKHHNTAKLLVSITPHGFFNFLSKAWGGRTSDVHLTRESSFYDIIEPGDEVMADRGFTIAEDLLIRSSRLHIPPGKRGQEQFTKAEVAKTKEIANLRIFVEQAIRRLKTFRLIKHELPISLLGSIDNIVLICAALCNLYRPLGKK, encoded by the coding sequence ATGGTCTTTGGGCACAGAAATTGTGCAGTATTTGGGTGCCATAACAGTGGGAAAAAGCTTGAGAAATGGGCTTCACAGCAATGCGAAGTTCACGATTGTTTACACGGCACTCCGCCATGTGACTGTCCGCTGCCGTTCAAGCTATTTCCGTTCCCTACTGAACGCAAAAACAATGAGGGTAGAAAGCGCTGGATCCATCTTCTAAAGAGAAAAGGCCCGAAAGGAGAAGTCTGGCAACCTAATAATTCGTCGAGAGTCTGCAATGAGCACTTTGTTGATGGGAAACCCACGAAAGAAAACCCTGATCCTGTACTCAAAATGGGCTACGAGACAAAGTCTACTCGTAACCGTAAACCGCCTACTGATAGATCATCATTACTAGAAGAAATGAAACGTTTAAGAACTCAAGATAATACTCAAGATAACACACAAGATAATATTCAAGATGATACTCAAGATAATGCACATGATAGTCAAGATGCTCCTGTGATTCAAGAACCAAGTAGTTCCTCGTTTATAACAGAAGAAGAACATTGTACTACTGCCGGTCGACCCGACCATATCACTCACGATCATGCATATTCGTTTGGCTGGTACAACCTAGAAGATCCTGACTtctgtatgaaagaaaaatgcttgCAGGAAAGACTCAAGCAGTTCAATGAGATCaaagatctcaaagaaaaactccAAGAACTTGAAAGTGAACTCAAAGCATGTAAGATAAAACTCAAGGCCAGACAGCGTAAGGGACTAGAACattctgatttgaaaacaaattcatctgTTCGTCTACTAACCGGCCTACCATCAAAACGAGTATTCAATAAGTTGTTTGAAGTAGTGAagggaaacattaaaaaagtaaactactGGAGTGGCCCAAAAAAATCtactaaaaaaggaagaaacttcaaaaaaacaccaaataagTTTGGCCCTAAAAGAGCTTTGTCAGAAAAAGATGAGTTTCTTTTGACCTTAATGAAACTTCGACTTGGATCAACAAATGCTGACTTAGCACAGAGGTTTGGAATTTCAActacaaatgtaacaaatgttGTTACTACCTGGGTGAAAATCCTAGCAAGTGAACTTAAATGTTTGGTTTACAATCCCTCCATCGATGTTGTGAAAGCAACTTTGCCCGCAAAGTTTAAAAAGCCAGGCTACTCTAATGTACGCCACATCATTGATTgcacagaaatatttattgaaacccCAAGCGACCCAAACCTTAGAGCAGCTACGTGGTCAGACTACAAGCATCACAACACTGCTAAGCTGTTGGTATCAATAACACCACatggttttttcaatttcttatcCAAAGCATGGGGAGGGAGAACTTCAGATGTGCATCTGACAAGAGAATCATCATTTTATGATATCATTGAACCTGGCGATGAAGTGATGGCAGACCGTGGATTCACAATTGCTGAAGACCTCTTAATCAGAAGCTCAAGACTACACATCCCCCCTGGTAAACGTGGACAAGAGCAGTTCACTAAAGCTGAAgttgctaaaacaaaagaaattgcaaatcttAGAATCTTTGTTGAGCAAGCAATAAGACGGTTGAAGACGTTTAGACTGATAAAGCATGAACTACCAATATCACTGCTTGGCAGTATAGACAACATTGTACTTATTTGTGCAGCCTTATGTAACTTGTATAGACCCTTgggtaaaaaatga
- the LOC131777124 gene encoding uncharacterized protein, which produces MRDAIPVEKRVAVSLWRLATGECYRSCGLMIGLAKPTVVKCCHEFVEAICRLQDDFIKFPSTRVEISWKIEGFTEKSKVPNVVAAIDGSHISIKAPKENHEDYFNRKHFYSYLVQGIVDSSGLFLFVATGFPGSLHDSRMLRLSDLYWAAENEDILMEPTLDLGGTVIRPLVLGDSAYPLKTWLLPVIKDNGALNRDQKKFNKELSKARIVSEHVFGLLKGRWRALLKRLDEDHWRIPNTVIACCVLHNICIIRGEEFDGDVEDDSDDDDDDDNGVPSQAANGVRLAVIEFVANQ; this is translated from the coding sequence ATGCGTGACGCTATTCCAGTTGAAAAGCGAGTGGCTGTGAGCTTGTGGCGTTTGGCGACTGGCGAATGCTACCGCTCATGTGGACTGATGATTGGACTGGCAAAACCTACAGTGGTTAAGTGCTGTCATGAGTTTGTAGAAGCAATTTGCCGTCTGCAGGATGACTTTATAAAGTTTCCTTCTACAAGGGTGGAAATAAGCTGGAAAATTGAAGGTTTCACTGAGAAGAGCAAGGTTCCGAATGTTGTTGCAGCAATTGACGGTAGTCACATTTCTATAAAAGCACCAAAAGAGAATCACGAGGACTACTTTAACAGGAAAcatttttacagttatttagTACAAGGGATTGTTGACTCTTCGGGACTCTTTTTATTTGTTGCCACTGGGTTTCCCGGGAGTCTGCATGATTCTCGAATGCTGCGACTAAGCGATTTGTACTGGGCTGCCGAAAACGAGGACATTCTCATGGAACCTACCCTGGATTTGGGGGGAACCGTAATTCGCCCACTTGTGCTGGGAGATTCAGCGTACCCATTGAAGACCTGGCTTCTACCAGTTATCAAAGACAATGGAGCCCTTAACCGAGACCAGAAGAAGTTCAATAAGGAACTCTCTAAAGCACGAATAGTTTCTGAGCATGTGTTTGGTTTGTTAAAGGGTAGGTGGAGAGCACTACTGAAGCGCTTGGATGAGGATCATTGGAGGATCCCAAACACCGTCATAGCATGCTGTGTACTTCACAACATTTGTATTATTCGAGGGGAAGAATTTGATGGAGATGTCGAGGACGATAgcgatgatgacgatgatgatgacaatggaGTTCCCAGCCAGGCTGCAAACGGTGTTCGACTGGCTGTAATTGAATTTGTAgcaaatcaataa
- the LOC136279948 gene encoding uncharacterized protein: MPGKCLFSDRWLENSSYKLWLERDADKFKAKCRVCMKAFDVSNMGESALKSHEKGKKHIHLIEKQQRNTTGDIRNLFSNSSFAAPRTATESNNSTLTVSSSAASTTAGMSGFVTRNDTLTAEIWWALKVNSSHYSYNSCTDINFLVQQMFPDSDIAKKFTCGEKKASYLSCFGIAPCFKSLLKEKVKSSKGYVLLFDESLNHELQKKQMDFHVRIWNHDKVETRYYDSQFLGHSSAEDMLQKFHSCKEDLSCRNLIQLSMDGPKVNWKFYEMVEQELKSDFSCTLLNTGSCGIHVVHGAFKDGCDAAGWTVQKTLSSLYWLFKDSPARREDYIRITGSSVFPLKFCQHRWLENVSVAEQALEVWPHIVKYINAVKAKKVTDPKSKSYETISSSCCDPLMPAKIAFFSSVAKQINPFLTAFQTDKPMLPFMSISLYTLLKSLLNRFIKGELVTEATSPLKILRLKPTDKEQQLDYQKVDVGFVAQHMLKEKSGKLSERQVLQFRMECKDFLAKTASKLLDKTPINYRLVRSMSCLDPRLMASEKEGCVKKMKRVLEILVEAHRLKADECDEVIYQFGQFLDECAGNPDFEDFDPSESSLRVDTLLYEHMAGNKQLAKAWGVVELLLLMSHGQATVERGFSVNKEVAVENLSERSFIAQRIIHDHIESVGGLANVKISKQLLMASAGARQKYISYLEEQKRIKVSQENTLKRKAAMDGIDVLKKKKRQIETDIEALLKTADEFADRAEDSRNLTWVAKSNSLRRSAKEKRAVLKDIEEQLEGKLQELKNN; encoded by the coding sequence ATGCCTGGGAAATGCTTGTTTAGTGACCGATGGTTGGAAAACTCTTCCTATAAATTGTGGCTGGAACGTGACGCGGACAAGTTTAAAGCAAAATGTAGAGTTTGTATGAAAGCGTTTGATGTATCAAATATGGGAGAATCGGCATTGAAAAGCCACGAAAAGGGAAAGAAGCATATTCATCTTATcgaaaagcaacaaagaaatacaacagGTGACATAAGAAACCTTTTCTCGAACAGCTCTTTCGCTGCCCCTCGAACAGCCACTGAAAGTAACAACTCTACTTTGACTGTATCAAGTAGTGCCGCTAGTACAACAGCAGGTATGTCCGGGTTCGTGACGAGGAATGATACTTTAACTGCTGAAATTTGGTGGGCGCTAAAGGTGAATAGCAGCCATTATTCGTATAATTCCTGTACAGATATAAACTTCTTAGTGCAGCAAATGTTTCCAGACAGTGacattgcaaagaaatttacctGTGGGGAGAAAAAGGCCTCCTATCTTTCTTGCTTTGGTATTGCACCATGTTTCAAGAGTCTTCtaaaggaaaaagtcaaatctTCAAAGGGATATGTGCTTTTGTTTGATGAAAGTTTGAATCACGAACTGCAAAAGAAGCAGATGGATTTCCATGTTCGCATCTGGAATCATGACAAAGTTGAAACTCGCTATTATGATTCACAATTTCTTGGGCATTCTAGTGCAGAGGATATGCTTCAAAAGTTTCATTCTTGCAAAGAGGACTTGAGCTGTAGAAATCTGATTCAACTCTCTATGGATGGGCCCAAGGTTAACtggaaattttatgaaatggtAGAGCAAGAATTGAAGAGTGATTTCAGTTGCACTCTCCTTAACACAGGCAGTTGTGGTATACATGTTGTGCATGGAGCTTTTAAGGATGGTTGTGATGCAGCTGGATGGACGGTGCAGAAAACTCTCTCCAGTCTTTACTGGCTGTTTAAAGACAGTCCGGCTCGAAGAGAAGACTACATTAGAATAACTGGTAGCAGTGTATTCCCCCTAAAATTCTGCCAGCACCGGTGGTTAGAGAATGTGTCAGTTGCCGAGCAAGCACTGGAAGTGTGGCCTCACATTGTCAAATACATTAATGCTGTTAAGGCAAAGAAAGTTACTGATCCCAAGTCCAAATCTTACGAGACCATTAGCAGTAGTTGCTGTGATCCCTTGATGCCAGCAAAGATTGCCTTCTTCTCATCAGTGGCAAAACAGATCAATCCTTTTCTCACAGCATTTCAGACTGATAAACCTATGCTGCCATTCATGAGTATCAGTTTGTACACTTTGTTGAAATCATTGTTGAATAGGTTTATCAAGGGTGAACTTGTTACCGAGGCAACATCTCCTCTGAAGATCCTGAGGTTGAAGCCCACTGATAAAGAACAGCAGTTAGACTACCAGAAAGTTGATGTTGGCTTTGTGGCACAACACatgctgaaagaaaaatctgGGAAATTGAGTGAAAGGCAAGTTCTTCAATTCAGAATGGAATGTAAAgattttcttgcaaaaacaGCCTCTAAACTGCTTGACAAAACACCAATAAATTATCGACTAGTAAGAAGTATGTCTTGTCTGGATCCAAGGCTAATGGCATCAGAGAAAGAAGGATgtgtcaaaaaaatgaaaagagttcTTGAAATTCTTGTGGAAGCCCACAGATTGAAGGCTGATGAGTGTGATGAGGTGATATATCAGTTTGGACAGTTTTTGGATGAATGTGCAGGTAATCCTGACTTTGAAGATTTTGACCCTAGTGAATCCTCTTTAAGAGTCGACACACTGTTATATGAACACATGGCTGGTAATAAGCAACTGGCAAAAGCATGGGGGGTAGTTGAATTATTGCTGCTAATGTCTCATGGTCAAGCCACAGTTGAAAGAGGATTTTCTGTAAACAAAGAAGTGGCAGTTGAGAACCTGTCGGAAAGATCGTTCATTGCACAGAGGATTATTCATGATCATATTGAATCAGTTGGAGGCCTTGCCAATGTAAAAATCTCAAAGCAACTACTTATGGCATCTGCTGGAGCGCGACAGAAATATATTTCCTATCTAGAAGAGCAGAAGAGAATTAAAGTGTCCCAGGAAAACACGCTTAAAAGAAAGGCAGCAATGGATGGGATTGATgtgctgaagaagaaaaaacggCAAATTGAAACTGATATAGAGGCTCTTTTAAAGACTGCAGATGAATTTGCAGATAGGGCTGAAGATTCAAGAAACCTTACTTGGGTTGCCAAATCAAACAGTTTGCGAAGATCTGCCAAGGAAAAAAGGGCAGTCTTAAAGGACATTGAAGAGCAGTTGGAAGGAAAGCTCCAAgagctgaaaaataattaa
- the LOC131800018 gene encoding uncharacterized protein → MDCLKGQIFQINMAESESKAKLTVKLTQEDIPGAKLPRDSVEKCSVVQLKRWLLCRGAKTTGTKKALVSRVHDYIKHGFDVKYLRDPDGGVNLLRKKAQLGVLENQEPEVKDSFPKEGFQPDIKALPKISFGTVWRFMIEGVECKKQLSTAKPLVKGFNFFKSGHVLYIGHLQQNGKHYIKSQVLPSMKKDKVYTCYLVISSLGKMLRAHCKCPAGIDGRCNHVASTLFALENYCKVREKLDESDESCTSKPCKWNVPRKRKGAIQPINEMTFVKHDYTKEKKIRKLHHSPVNANQNACRDENKSRFFEMMKEYQRVSGNTVAWTHILPQEVKKLQDVKDSLLSPVKCHPVSAKELKEKFEKAKRNLMVDDLQRQDIEEQTRGQSNTELWHRHRQPRITATKCYRVAVQRESTSPTKIIKDILGYNKAYQSKSMEEGLKMEDQIINDYKLLKQSQGDEGITVSKCGFFVSKEHGYLGASPDGLVHDPSASDSEGLIEVKYVQTSKDETLEKALLRKSICKKNSNALRLNDKHKYFYQVHQQMFVTGRKWTDFVVKGSGCDSLFCERVHFSIDRWKSILPKLESFFNDWIVPELVYPIVKYGIPKLNARSV, encoded by the exons ATGGATTGTTTGAAGGGACAGATTTTCCAAATCAATATGGCTGAAAGCGAGAGCAAAGCCAAACTAACTGTTAAACTAACTCAGGAAGATATTCCTGGGGCAAAACTTCCAAGGGATTCTGTTGAAAAATGTAGCGTTGTCCAGTTGAAGAGGTGGCTGCTTTGCAGAGGTGCAAAAACGACGGGAACAAAGAAAGCTTTAGTGTCGAG AGTACACGACTACATCAAGCATGGATTTGATGTTAAATACTTGCGTGATCCGGATGGCGGCGTCAATTTGTTACGGAAAAAAGCTCAACTTGGCGTACTTGAGAATCAAGAGCCTGAAGTAAAGGATTCATTCCCAAAAGAAGGATTCCAACCAGATATAAAGGCACTACCAAAAATATCATTTGGAACTGTGTGGAGATTTATGATCGAAGGTGTAGAATGTAAAAAGCAGCTCTCCACTGCTAAGCCACTTGTTAAAGGAttcaacttttttaaatctGGTCATGTCCTGTACATAGGCCACCTACAACAAAATGGCAAGCACTACATCAAAAGCCAAGTCCTCCCATCTATGAAAAAGGACAAAGTTTATACATGCTACTTAGTTATTAGTTCACTTGGAAAGATGCTAAGAGCCCACTGCAAATGCCCTGCTGGCATAGATGGGAGATGTAACCATGTTGCATCAACACTTTTTGCTTTAGAAAACTATTGTAAAGTAAGGGAAAAACTGGATGAGTCTGATGAGTCATGCACCTCCAAACCATGCAAGTGGAATGTGCCACGAAAGAGAAAAGGTGCAATACAGCCCATAAATGAGATGACTTTTGTGAAGCACGACTACACGAAAGAGAAGAAGATACGTAAGCTTCATCACTCTCCAGTAAATGCAAACCAAAATGCTTGTCGCGATGAAAACAAGTCAAGGTTTTTTGAAATGATGAAGGAGTACCAGAGGGTATCAGGAAACACTGTAGCTTGGACACATATACTGCCTCAGGAAGTAAAGAAACTTCAGGATGTAAAGGATTCTCTGCTTTCACCAGTCAAATGTCATCCCGTGTCAGCAAAAgagctaaaagaaaagtttgaaaaagcaaagagaaatcTTATGGTTGATGATTTACAAAGGCAAGATATTGAGGAACAAACTAGAGGTCAATCAAACACTGAATTATGGCATCGCCACAGACAACCAAGGATTACTGCCACAAAATGTTACCGTGTAGCTGTACAGAGAGAAAGTACGTCCCCTACTAAGATAATTAAAGATATACTTGGTTACAACAAGGCCTATCAAAGTAAGTCAATGGAGGAAGGACTGAAAATGGAAGACCAGATTATCAATGATTACAAGCTTCTCAAGCAAAGTCAAGGAGATGAAGGCATAACAGTCTCAAAATGTGggttttttgtttcaaaagaacaTGGTTACCTTGGTGCTAGCCCCGATGGCCTTGTACATGATCCATCAGCCTCTGATTCAGAGGGACTTATAGAAGTTAAGTATGTCCAGACATCAAAGGATGAAACACTAGAAAAGGCATTGTTACGCAAGAGCATTTGCAAAAAGAACAGTAATGCATTGAGATTAAATGACAAACACAAATACTTCTACCAAGTCCATCAGCAAATGTTTGTTACTGGAAGAAAGTGGACAGATTTTGTTGTAAAGGGTTCAGGCTGTGATTCACTGTTTTGTGAAAGAGTACATTTTTC
- the LOC131770257 gene encoding uncharacterized protein, which produces MSETSELSLEEVNTWKVDALKLFCRKRNLKTSGAKAELVARVFAASEMGIQVQASAKELMCITESERAKLLFTPEGSKLPDPLGLKDGWIDEKDGLTSWPPIFLSDITKYLMADHPGKDIKLHERVMNEYKEGKAYRLFDSGFLKEVFYHELENMDFCFLKAKCTHSMKVGDTPHTSWICSRKNGEIISAYCTCTAGMSGSCIHVMALLFRIEAANRNGMTNPACTSKECVWNVPIGNKTVIKPSRICDMEWKASKLNKETTRPAIDSRRKLFNSHEELKPLTPKGKRKSFYNNLKDLLPESAFIKLATAEFEEPCSTSVTIEINTEVPECVMPKSSKKDLSADDIHLIEQGTIGQSENEAWHDYRKGRLTASNFYRVYTKVETLKTKGGDAQELVDTIQGKSNGPSEHLPALKYGRNMEKVAKDKYVKLFQREHKDAKFRECGLFIDESDQFIGASPDLLVECSCCGLGVLEVKCPYSIVNDLPSEDNLSYLVKINGKIVLKEKHAYFAQIQGQMAVTKRTWCHFLVYTQKGYHLELIKFNNDYWEKIKQNLIWFYNKYLSE; this is translated from the exons ATGAGCGAGACAAGTGAGCTTTCCCTCGAGGAAGTCAACACATGGAAGGTGGACGCTCTCAAGTTATTTTGCCGTAAACGAAATCTTAAAACTTCTGGAGCTAAAGCTGAACTTGTAGCCCGTGTGTTTGCAGCATCAGAGATGGGAATCCAAGTACAAGCATCGGCTAAAGAACTAATGTGCATCACGGAGTCTGAGAGAGCGAAGCTATTGTTTACTCCTGAGGGCAGCAAGCTTCCCGATCCTCTTGGGCTAAAGGACGGATGGATTGATGAAAAAGATGGGCTAACATCATGGCCTCCTATATTTCTAAGTGACATTACGAAATATCTGATGGCTGATCATCCTGGAAAGGATATTAAACTGCACGAACGGGTCATGAATGAGTACAAAGAGGGGAAAGCATACCGCTTATTTGACTCGGGCTTTCTGAAAGAAGTTTTCTACCATGAACTAGAAAATATGGATTTTTGCTTCTTGAAAGCAAAATGTACGCATTCGATGAAGGTTGGTGATACACCACATACATCATggatttgttcaagaaaaaatggagaGATTATCAGTGCCTACTGTACCTGTACTGCTGG tatgAGTGGTTCTTGTATTCATGTGATGGCACTGCTGTTCAGAATTGAAGCAGCAAACCGTAATGGTATGACAAATCCTGCATGTACGTCCAAAGAGTGTGTGTGGAATGTTCCAATAGGAAACAAGACTGTAATCAAGCCCTCTAGAATTTGTGATATGGAGTGGAAGGCTTCAAAGCTAAATAAAG aGACGACCAGACCTGCCATCGATAGTCGCCGAAAGTTATTCAATTCACATGAAGAGTTGAAGCCCCTGACtccaaaaggaaagaggaagtcgttttataataatttgaaGGACTTGTTGCCAGAATCGGCATTCATCAAATTAGCAACGGCTGAGTTTGAGGAACCGTGTTCAACTTCCGTTACAATAGAAATTAATACTGAAGTACCTGAATGTGTAATGCCTAAGTCATCAAAGAAAGACTTAAGTGCTGATGATATACATCTGATTGAACAAGGCACCATTGGTCAGTCTGAGAATGAGGCATGGCACGATTACAGAAAAGGCCGATTAACTGCCTCTAATTTCTATAGAGTGTACACAAAAGTTGAAACCCTTAAAACTAAGGGGGGTGATGCACAGGAACTAGTGGACACAATCCAGGGTAAAAGTAATGGACCGTCGGAACATTTACCTGCTctaaaatatggaagaaacatGGAGAAAGTTGCTAAGGATAAGTATGTGAAACTGTTTCAGAGGGAGCACAAAGATGCAAAATTCAGAGAGTGTGGACTATTTATTGATGAATCTGACCAATTCATTGGAGCATCCCCTGATCTGCTTGTTGAATGTTCCTGTTGTGGATTAGGGGTGCTAGAAGTGAAGTGCCCTTATTCTATTGTTAATGATTTACCATCAGAAGACAATCTTTCCTACCTGGTAAAGATTAATGGCAAAATTGTCTTGAAAGAGAAGCATGCATATTTTGCACAGATACAGGGACAAATGGCTGTGACAAAGAGAACATGGTGTCACTTCCTGGTCTACACCCAAAAGGGTTATCATCTGGAGCTAATCAAGTTCAATAATGATTACTGGGAAAAGATAAAGCAAAacctaatttggttttataataaGTATTTAAGTGAATGA
- the LOC136279936 gene encoding uncharacterized protein, which translates to MANKLPLNESKTKVLTVTGKRLAPRIQQDALVILGTSQKALANVDCVSLLGLNIDSTLSFNAHADKVCKKLALRIAILRKIRTYLPLPQRIQYYNSIISPVMSYVSAIWSNCDKELLYRVFKLQKRAARVILYAERMAPSVELFNRLKWIPFYKKCKIDKASIMFKRTHSALPSYLNEHIPINNSRHSRTTRYSNFNVLCPRYNRETEGGRTFLVTGTKIWNEIPLRIRMADSIRCFKHNMWTNIFSQQQFLSHFRV; encoded by the coding sequence ATGGCGAATAAGCTCCCTCTTAACgaatccaaaaccaaagttcTCACAGTCACAGGGAAGAGGTTGGCGCCCAGGATCCAGCAGGACGCATTAGTTATTTTAGGAACTAGCCAAAAGGCTTTAGCAAATGTCGACTGTGTTTCACTCTTAGGTCTAAATATTGACAGCACGCTCTCTTTCAATGCACACGCTGATAAAGTCTGCAAAAAACTGGCTTTGCGTATTGCCATTTTGCGAAAAATTCGCACGTATTTACCGCTTCCTCAACGCATTCAGTATTACAACTCTATTATTAGTCCAGTTATGAGTTATGTCAGCGCCATCTGGTCTAATTGTGATAAAGAATTGTTATATAGAGTTTTTAAGCTGCAGAAACGCGCTGCTAGAGTCATCCTTTACGCAGAGCGGATGGCTCCATCCGTAGAACTCTTTAATAGACTGAAATGGATTCCTTTTTACAAGAAGTGTAAGATTGACAAAGCGTCGATAATGTTTAAACGAACCCACAGTGCACTACCTAGCTATTTAAACGAGCATATTCCGATCAACAACTCAAGACATTCAAGAACTACGCGCTATTCAAACTTTAATGTACTGTGCCCCAGATATAACAGGGAAACTGAAGGTGGGCGCACTTTTCTCGTCACCGGAACCAAAATTTGGAACGAGATACCACTACGCATACGGATGGCGGACAGCATAAGGTGCTTTAAGCACAACATGTGGACTAATATTTTTTCGCAGCaacaatttttaagtcattttcgtgtatag